Genomic DNA from Carnobacteriaceae bacterium zg-C25:
GTCTTTAGCAATGGATTTTGGATCCGTTTGTGGTGCGTAACGCTTAATGACCTGACCTTGTCTATTCACTAAAAATTTAGTGAAATTCCATTTAATGTCATCGTTTAATAAACCGCCTTTAGCATCTTTTAAAAAAGTAAACAATGGGGCAGCATTTTCGTCGTTGACATCAACTTTATGAAATCTTGGAAAAGTCGTGTCGTAATGCAAAGCGCAAAAAGTGTTGATGTCATCATCGCTTCCCGGTGCTTGTTCGTTAAATTGATTGCATGGGAAATCTAACACGTGAAACCCTTTTGAATGATACGTCGTATACAAGTCTTGTAATCCGGCGTATTGTGGTGTGAAACCACAACCAGTTGCCGTATTCACAATTAAAAGCACATCTCCAGAGTAGTTTTCCAACGTGCTGAACGATTGATCTTGTAACTGTACAGAAATGGAATAAATTGACATAATTTTCTCTCCTTTTTCATGTATTATACACAAAAGTCGTGGCAATTTCTTGTATGGCGTGTTAAAATAATGAAACAAAGATTAAGAGGAGTAGTTTGTGACTGTTTTTAGAGAGTGTGTGGGTGGTGTAAACACATAACAAGGCAAATGAAGGTAGCTTAGGAGTAAGTGGACTGAAAAGAAAGTAAGTCGACTCGCAGAGTTCCTGCGTTATCAATGCAGAGCGTTTGTCCATACAAACGGAATATAGGTGGTACCACGATTAGCTCGTCCTATTTAGCAACTGCTAAATAGGGCGTTTTTATTTAAAGTAATGAGGTGATAGCAATTAAAAAGGTAACCATTTTACATACAAATGATACACATTCTTATTTGAATAATTTTCATAAAAGAAAGCACGTCATTGACAGTGCACGTCAAAAATATGACAACGTCCTAGTTGTCGATTCAGGGGATAATTTACGCGGAAGTTTATATTACACCGTCTTTGAAGGTGAAAAAGAGCCCTATCTATTAAATAAACTTGGCTATGACTATATGACATTAGGCAATCACGATTTTGATAACGGCTCAAAAGATGTGTATCACTTTTTATCCCATATCCACAGCCAAGTCATATTAAGCAATGTACAATGGGAGAAAGACGCCTATTTAAAACAAATTACAAACTATAAACCATGGACAGTACACACGTTTGAAGATGGCTTGAAAATTGGCATCATCGGATTACTCACACCAACGACACAAAATAGTTCATCACCCAGTGAAGAAACGCTATTTTTTGATCCAATCGATGTCTCACGTGAAAAAGTCGCCCAGCTACAAAAAGAAAATGTCGATGTCATTATCGCATTAAGCCATCTTGGAGATGTGGAAGACGTTAGACTAGCCGAAGAAGTATCGGGCATTCATTACATTATTGGATCACACACGCATAAAGTGTTGGAGCAACCCATTGTCGTCACTAACGATAAAGGGTGGCAAACACAAATTTTTCAAGCAGGTTCATATGGCAACTACATTGGTGAATTGGAAATTGGTTGTGATGACGACGGTGTGAAACGATTAAATTACCAACTCATCGATTTGCGCGAATACCCATTTTATGATGAAGCGCTATATGAAGAATTGAAAGAGTGGGATAAATCCGTTGAAGCGGTTGTTACAAAACCGATTGCCACGTTACAAGAAGACTTGAACGGTAAGCGAGATGTGACAAAATATACATCAACGAATTTAACGAATTTAATTACCGATGCGTATTTAGACAAGGCAAAAGCATTAGGTTTTTCACCCGATTTAGCCATTATGAATAGTGGCGGTATACGCCAAACGTTAAAAGAAGGTGTCGTAACGTACGGCGATGTATTGCAAATTTTGCCATTTGCTTGTGAATTGTACATTTGCCATATGACAGGAAAAGATTTGTTTAGCGCTTTAGATAGCGGTGAA
This window encodes:
- a CDS encoding glutathione peroxidase, which encodes MSIYSISVQLQDQSFSTLENYSGDVLLIVNTATGCGFTPQYAGLQDLYTTYHSKGFHVLDFPCNQFNEQAPGSDDDINTFCALHYDTTFPRFHKVDVNDENAAPLFTFLKDAKGGLLNDDIKWNFTKFLVNRQGQVIKRYAPQTDPKSIAKDIEALL
- a CDS encoding bifunctional metallophosphatase/5'-nucleotidase, whose product is MIAIKKVTILHTNDTHSYLNNFHKRKHVIDSARQKYDNVLVVDSGDNLRGSLYYTVFEGEKEPYLLNKLGYDYMTLGNHDFDNGSKDVYHFLSHIHSQVILSNVQWEKDAYLKQITNYKPWTVHTFEDGLKIGIIGLLTPTTQNSSSPSEETLFFDPIDVSREKVAQLQKENVDVIIALSHLGDVEDVRLAEEVSGIHYIIGSHTHKVLEQPIVVTNDKGWQTQIFQAGSYGNYIGELEIGCDDDGVKRLNYQLIDLREYPFYDEALYEELKEWDKSVEAVVTKPIATLQEDLNGKRDVTKYTSTNLTNLITDAYLDKAKALGFSPDLAIMNSGGIRQTLKEGVVTYGDVLQILPFACELYICHMTGKDLFSALDSGEYPQVSQAKVVYHAQDDELRLKEILIKTPNGYEPLQMDKTYLVSTNTFIGTGKDGYVGFENTHNLLKKQYYDTDVLVSYLKKLPQPITYTNEVRKRVIQ